A window of the Roseovarius sp. S88 genome harbors these coding sequences:
- a CDS encoding alcohol dehydrogenase family protein encodes MTIPDRMRAVVLVGHGGLDQLVYHDDWPTPKPKPDEVLVKVGACGLNNTDINTRTAWYSKTVTDGITQAGGKDGFAEAEAAQGSWSNSQITFPRIQGADVAGRIAAVGMDVDPSRLGERVILDPWLHGHGQWHLAENASYFGSECNGGFADYVTIRAANAVPINSPLSDAELATFPTVLTTAEHLVWRADPQPGEWVVIAGASGGVGSTAIQLCLLRGAQVIAISTPQKAETLRELGCSAVMDRNSASLEDDIRDAAGGAVDVALDVVGGALFPPLVGALRQRGRYSTSGAIAGPVVAFDLRLLIYKDLQFTGATITPPGLFAQACRLIETGQLAPQLAASFALKDLVLAQEAFLAKSHIGKIVVTIE; translated from the coding sequence ATGACCATTCCTGATCGTATGCGCGCCGTTGTGCTTGTGGGCCATGGCGGGCTGGATCAGCTTGTCTATCATGACGATTGGCCAACCCCAAAGCCCAAACCGGATGAGGTTTTGGTCAAGGTCGGCGCGTGCGGACTGAACAACACCGATATCAACACGCGCACGGCGTGGTATTCAAAAACAGTTACTGACGGGATCACGCAAGCGGGCGGAAAAGACGGATTTGCCGAAGCTGAAGCCGCGCAGGGCAGTTGGAGTAATTCACAGATCACCTTTCCGCGCATTCAGGGCGCGGACGTGGCCGGGCGCATTGCCGCCGTGGGCATGGATGTCGATCCATCACGGTTGGGTGAACGCGTGATCCTTGACCCGTGGCTCCATGGACATGGCCAATGGCACTTGGCTGAGAATGCCAGTTACTTTGGATCAGAATGCAATGGAGGTTTTGCCGATTATGTGACGATCCGCGCCGCCAATGCGGTTCCAATCAACTCCCCGCTGTCGGACGCGGAACTGGCCACCTTCCCCACTGTCCTGACCACGGCAGAGCATCTGGTTTGGCGCGCAGACCCGCAACCCGGAGAATGGGTGGTGATTGCTGGCGCCTCTGGCGGGGTCGGCTCAACAGCTATTCAGCTATGTTTGTTGCGCGGCGCGCAGGTTATCGCGATCTCAACACCGCAAAAGGCCGAAACGCTCAGGGAACTTGGTTGTTCTGCTGTGATGGATCGCAATAGCGCTTCTTTGGAGGATGACATTCGGGATGCAGCAGGCGGCGCTGTCGATGTGGCACTTGATGTTGTGGGCGGCGCGCTATTTCCGCCCCTTGTTGGTGCGTTGCGTCAACGCGGGCGCTATTCGACCAGCGGGGCCATCGCCGGTCCGGTTGTCGCCTTCGATCTGCGTTTGCTGATCTACAAAGACCTGCAATTTACCGGTGCCACCATCACACCACCGGGTCTTTTTGCCCAGGCCTGCCGGTTGATCGAAACAGGCCAACTTGCCCCGCAGTTGGCGGCCTCATTTGCGTTGAAAGACCTTGTGCTGGCACAGGAGGCATTCCTGGCCAAGTCCCATATTGGAAAAATTGTTGTGACGATAGAGTAA
- a CDS encoding mandelate racemase/muconate lactonizing enzyme family protein, translated as MRIINIETIPFEPCFTGGGYAMSFVIQNTLYDQLVRITLEDGSQGVGENVRWPAVPMEEAEAAEAEMIEALKGRPLADLAGLIQTWCAQGRPWRGLCFALDTAYHHLISQKLGVPLVSLLGGPTEGDAQTYLSLSSEAPDDMAEVVRSKGAAFAVIQAKLGIGEVSDDIDRVRAVLNVMTPDQLLLADFNGALSVEQALTHLGELDDPRLIWEEPCNTYDENLELARKLAAPLMFDQSMIDLETYVRAVEDRAAHSVVIKPALLGSLSASRTARDMCATASIKMRIDGPWCGQIGAWAALSVAAGSQPGRVLASIDLTEPIETPSDLIVRNWPNRIAPSLTANLVGIFDDYLLQCQ; from the coding sequence ATGCGCATCATCAACATTGAAACCATTCCCTTCGAGCCGTGTTTCACAGGCGGCGGTTACGCGATGTCTTTTGTCATACAGAACACGCTATACGACCAACTGGTGCGCATCACGCTTGAAGACGGCTCGCAAGGGGTTGGCGAAAACGTCCGCTGGCCTGCCGTGCCAATGGAGGAGGCAGAAGCGGCCGAAGCCGAAATGATTGAAGCATTGAAAGGCAGACCCTTGGCCGATCTAGCGGGGTTGATCCAGACCTGGTGCGCGCAGGGTCGACCATGGCGCGGTCTGTGTTTCGCCCTCGATACCGCGTATCACCACCTAATTTCGCAGAAACTAGGCGTGCCGTTGGTGAGCCTTCTGGGCGGCCCTACGGAAGGGGATGCGCAGACTTATCTGTCTCTCTCCAGCGAAGCGCCCGACGACATGGCTGAGGTGGTGCGGTCCAAAGGGGCCGCCTTTGCCGTCATCCAGGCCAAGCTGGGAATTGGCGAGGTCTCGGATGATATAGACCGCGTGCGAGCCGTTCTTAATGTGATGACACCCGACCAATTGCTACTCGCGGATTTTAACGGCGCGCTTTCGGTTGAGCAGGCTCTGACACACCTTGGTGAGTTGGACGATCCCAGGCTGATTTGGGAAGAGCCGTGCAACACCTATGATGAGAACCTCGAACTGGCCCGCAAGCTTGCGGCGCCCTTGATGTTTGATCAGTCGATGATTGATCTAGAAACCTATGTCAGAGCCGTCGAAGATCGCGCCGCGCATTCCGTGGTGATCAAACCCGCCTTGTTGGGAAGCTTATCTGCCTCGCGGACGGCGCGTGATATGTGTGCGACGGCATCGATCAAAATGCGGATTGATGGCCCTTGGTGTGGACAGATCGGCGCATGGGCAGCGTTGTCTGTCGCAGCCGGATCACAACCCGGGCGCGTATTGGCCTCAATAGATCTGACAGAACCAATCGAAACACCCTCTGATCTGATTGTCAGAAATTGGCCTAATCGCATCGCTCCGTCGCTTACCGCGAACCTCGTCGGGATTTTCGATGATTATCTTCTGCAGTGCCAGTAG
- a CDS encoding calcium-binding protein: MKVQDDINGTNRNDRIIVGSGAQNVEGGGGNDRIVSLADAGEPDPAQTDGSDGRVTEAVSAETANDTLTGGDGADRFEFHALIDAKEEVIAQHTNSAGRTNWAKVAGENDNVHDHWVNGFGFDTITDFSKAECDTIEIKGHTATIQSITYGEDEGGAYSLITVISQQGNGGAGGANTATGAHDEDPLGQIKVYGDEVTLDDVKVTNTNDGIDRLYHANAVYGAIDAGVTQEVYTNTDGDNYDGSLYRQRDVVHAGEGSQTIDTGGGNDLIFSYSDGGEPDPAQTDGADGRVNPAIPDGAADDVLAGGQGKDTFAFRLLLNAKEEILEKHTRDDGSVNWRKVAGENDNVHDHWVEGIGNDTILDFSNQDGDKIDIRGHTVEIASITYGEDDGGDFSLITLRSQQGDGGGAHDEDPLGTIKVYGDKVTEDDINVKAKVFYGVDQLDEISDGEATSPASTPEREIVEPQWGAENPESIDLNFEGTSRWDFIKAGSGSQTVNGGAGGDRFISYGDAGEPDPAQTDGADGRVNPALSESASDDVFIGGAGGDRFEFHALLNARAEVLAQHTNDRGHVNWRKVAGENDNVHDHWVEGIGNDMIMDYNKSEGDKIVVRGHTVEIADITYGADEGGEFSLVRIISQQGNGGAGGANTETGAHDEDPLGTIKVYGDKVNLEDIKVQASGVFDGVDRLTEADQLAEFNGGVQSFASSTDGEEIITAPASIKTTDHIEIGAGAQTVFAGAGRDYIRVYADAGEPDPAQTDGAEGRINPPVDPSTTNDVISGGQGKDRFTFNMLLNATAVVLAKHTRDDGTINWRKVAGENDAVHDHWVEGIGNDTLLDFSEQDGDQIILRGHTVEIADITYGKDAGGDYSLIAIRSQQGDGGGAHDEDPLGTLKVYGDTVTQDNVTVQAKGVFDGIDALEPIANAPAHQAGTNDADNLVGTDGADNIHGNRGNDLVTAGDGDDFVFGDGGNDILFGGGGNDYLEGGWGRDVLDGGDDNDVLVSTGGIDVMIGGDGADTFGFQGKSKGGTIVDWEAGVDRIDLSRLDEVDDFEDITITQTSDTAATITFVNDKCQEATVDVFSSSAFELTANDFLI; the protein is encoded by the coding sequence ATGAAAGTGCAAGACGACATCAACGGAACGAATAGAAATGACCGCATTATCGTGGGAAGTGGTGCTCAGAATGTAGAAGGCGGGGGTGGAAATGACAGGATCGTTTCTTTGGCCGATGCTGGAGAACCAGATCCGGCCCAGACCGATGGCTCTGATGGTCGCGTAACCGAGGCTGTTTCAGCGGAGACTGCGAATGATACGCTGACCGGTGGTGACGGTGCGGATCGGTTTGAGTTCCACGCGCTTATTGACGCGAAGGAAGAGGTCATTGCCCAGCACACAAATTCCGCTGGGCGCACGAATTGGGCCAAGGTCGCGGGCGAAAATGACAATGTTCACGACCACTGGGTCAATGGGTTTGGCTTCGATACCATCACGGATTTTTCCAAGGCTGAGTGTGACACAATCGAAATCAAAGGACACACGGCAACAATCCAATCCATCACCTATGGCGAGGATGAAGGGGGCGCGTATTCGCTTATCACTGTGATCAGCCAACAGGGCAACGGCGGTGCAGGTGGGGCCAACACGGCCACGGGCGCCCATGACGAGGACCCGCTGGGTCAGATCAAAGTCTATGGCGACGAAGTCACACTGGATGATGTGAAGGTGACCAATACCAATGACGGGATCGACCGTCTCTACCACGCCAATGCGGTCTATGGCGCCATCGACGCTGGGGTCACACAGGAGGTTTACACGAACACCGACGGTGACAATTACGACGGGAGCCTCTATCGCCAACGCGACGTGGTGCACGCCGGCGAAGGCAGCCAGACGATTGACACAGGCGGTGGCAATGACCTGATTTTCAGCTATTCGGATGGCGGCGAACCGGATCCCGCGCAAACAGATGGTGCGGACGGCCGCGTTAATCCAGCCATTCCGGATGGAGCCGCAGACGACGTTTTGGCGGGCGGGCAAGGCAAAGACACATTTGCATTCCGGCTGTTGCTCAATGCCAAGGAAGAAATCCTTGAAAAACACACGCGCGACGATGGCTCAGTTAACTGGCGCAAAGTGGCGGGTGAGAATGACAATGTACACGACCATTGGGTTGAAGGCATTGGCAATGACACGATCCTGGATTTTTCAAACCAGGATGGTGACAAGATCGACATTCGCGGACACACCGTAGAGATTGCGTCAATCACATATGGCGAAGATGACGGGGGCGACTTTTCCCTGATCACGTTGCGTTCGCAACAAGGCGATGGTGGCGGCGCGCATGATGAAGATCCGCTTGGCACAATCAAAGTCTATGGTGACAAGGTCACAGAGGACGACATCAATGTGAAGGCCAAGGTTTTCTATGGTGTGGATCAACTGGATGAGATCAGCGACGGCGAAGCGACCTCTCCGGCATCAACGCCCGAGCGCGAAATTGTCGAACCGCAGTGGGGCGCTGAAAACCCGGAAAGCATCGATCTGAATTTCGAAGGCACATCACGCTGGGACTTCATCAAGGCAGGAAGCGGCTCGCAGACGGTCAATGGCGGCGCAGGTGGAGACAGGTTCATTTCTTACGGCGACGCCGGTGAGCCGGACCCTGCCCAAACGGATGGTGCCGACGGCCGGGTCAATCCTGCGCTTTCCGAAAGTGCTTCGGATGACGTCTTTATCGGTGGTGCCGGGGGAGATCGATTTGAATTCCATGCGCTTTTAAACGCGCGCGCAGAAGTTCTTGCGCAGCACACCAATGATCGCGGTCACGTCAACTGGCGCAAAGTGGCTGGTGAGAATGACAATGTGCATGATCACTGGGTCGAGGGCATCGGCAATGACATGATCATGGACTACAACAAGTCCGAAGGTGACAAGATCGTCGTGCGCGGTCACACGGTCGAGATTGCCGACATCACCTATGGTGCAGATGAGGGTGGGGAGTTTTCCCTTGTTCGTATCATCAGTCAACAGGGCAATGGCGGCGCCGGGGGTGCCAACACCGAAACTGGTGCGCATGACGAAGACCCGCTTGGCACGATCAAGGTCTATGGCGACAAGGTCAATTTAGAGGACATCAAGGTCCAGGCTTCGGGCGTTTTCGACGGTGTCGACCGGCTTACCGAGGCCGATCAACTCGCTGAGTTCAATGGAGGTGTGCAAAGCTTTGCGTCCTCCACCGACGGCGAAGAAATCATCACAGCACCAGCAAGCATCAAGACAACGGACCACATCGAAATCGGAGCTGGCGCGCAAACCGTGTTTGCCGGCGCAGGACGCGATTACATTCGCGTATATGCCGATGCGGGCGAACCGGATCCGGCGCAAACCGATGGGGCCGAGGGCCGGATCAACCCACCCGTTGACCCGTCTACGACAAATGACGTGATTTCCGGAGGGCAAGGCAAGGACCGGTTCACTTTTAATATGTTGCTCAACGCGACGGCCGTAGTACTTGCGAAACACACCAGAGATGATGGCACAATCAATTGGCGCAAAGTTGCAGGCGAAAACGATGCAGTGCATGACCACTGGGTTGAAGGCATCGGGAATGACACCTTGCTTGATTTCTCTGAACAGGATGGGGACCAGATCATTTTGCGTGGCCATACTGTTGAGATTGCGGACATCACTTATGGAAAGGATGCGGGTGGTGACTACTCCTTGATCGCTATTCGCTCTCAACAAGGCGATGGCGGCGGTGCGCATGACGAGGATCCACTCGGCACGCTCAAAGTGTATGGCGACACGGTCACCCAGGACAACGTTACGGTTCAAGCAAAGGGCGTATTCGACGGTATTGACGCGTTAGAACCGATTGCCAACGCGCCCGCGCATCAGGCCGGAACCAATGATGCCGACAACTTGGTGGGAACGGATGGCGCCGACAATATTCACGGCAATCGCGGCAATGACCTGGTCACCGCCGGCGACGGCGATGATTTTGTCTTTGGTGATGGCGGCAATGACATCCTGTTTGGAGGGGGCGGAAACGACTATCTCGAAGGCGGATGGGGCCGAGACGTGTTGGATGGCGGAGATGACAATGATGTTCTGGTATCAACCGGAGGCATTGACGTAATGATTGGCGGCGATGGTGCAGACACCTTTGGGTTCCAGGGCAAAAGCAAAGGCGGCACGATTGTTGATTGGGAAGCGGGCGTTGATCGAATTGATCTATCTCGTCTTGATGAAGTGGATGATTTCGAAGACATCACCATCACCCAAACGTCTGACACGGCGGCCACAATCACATTTGTAAATGACAAATGCCAAGAGGCGACGGTGGATGTGTTTTCCAGCTCAGCTTTTGAGCTCACCGCCAACGATTTTCTAATCTAG
- the rpoC gene encoding DNA-directed RNA polymerase subunit beta': protein MNQELTNNPFNPNAPAKVFDEIKVSLASPERILSWSYGEIKKPETINYRTFKPERDGLFCARIFGPIKDYECLCGKYKRMKYRGVVCEKCGVEVTLQKVRRERMGHIELAAPCAHIWFLKSLPSRIGLMLDMTLRDLERVLYFENYVVIEPGLTDLTYGQMLSEEEFMDAQDAYGMDAFTANIGAEAIREMLANIDLENEAETLRADLAEATGELKPKKIIKRLKVVESFIESGNRPEWMVMTVVPVIPPELRPLVPLDGGRFATSDLNDLYRRVINRNNRLKRLIELRAPDIIVRNEKRMLQESVDALFDNGRRGRVITGANKRPLKSLSDMLKGKQGRFRQNLLGKRVDFSGRSVIVTGPELKLHQCGLPKKMALELFKPFIYSRLEAKGLSSTVKQAKKLVEKERPEVWDILDEVIREHPVLLNRAPTLHRLGIQAFEPLLIEGKAIQLHPLVCSAFNADFDGDQMAVHVPLSLEAQLEARVLMMSTNNVLSPANGAPIIVPSQDMVLGLYYTSIMREGMKGEGMTFASIEEVQHALDAGEVHLHAKITARIPQIDETGQEVMMRFETTPGRVRIGSLLPLNAKAPFELANKLLRKKEVQQVIDTVYRYCGQKESVIFCDQIMSMGFKEAFRAGISFGKDDMVIPDDKWTIVEETRDQVKGFEQQYMDGLITQGEKYNKVVDAWSKCNDQVTDAMMGTISADKRDEAGAVEEPNSVYMMAHSGARGSVTQMKQLGGMRGLMAKPNGDIIETPIISNFKEGLTVLEYFNSTHGARKGLSDTALKTANSGYLTRRLVDVAQDCIVREHDCGTERAITAEPAVNDGEVVASLSERILGRVAAEDIVHPVSNDVIVANGQLIDERTADAIEEAGVQTTRIRSPLTCEAEDGVCAMCYGRDLARGTMVNTGEAVGIIAAQSIGEPGTQLTMRTFHIGGVAQGGQQSFLEASQAGKVVFENAQTLENANGETLVMGRNMKLLIMSDKDVELASHKVGYGTKLFAKDGDKVARGDKLFEWDPYTLPILAEKSGTAKFVDLVSGIAVRDVTDDATGMTQKIVTDWRAAPKGNELKPEILIVDKDGEPVRNDAGNPVTYPMSVDAILSIEEGQEVHAGDVVARIPREGAKTKDITGGLPRVAELFEARRPKDHAIIAEIDGYVRYGRDYKNKRRISIEPADESMEPVEYMVPKGKHIPVQEGDYVQKGDYIMDGNPAPHDILSIMGVEALADYMIDEVQDVYRLQGVKINDKHIEVIVRQMLQKWEIQDSGETTLLKGEHVDKAEFDAANEKAIERGKRPAQGEPILLGITKASLQTRSFISAASFQETTRVLTEASVQGKRDKLVGLKENVIVGRLIPAGTGGATLQMRQIAQQRDNVVIEARREEAEAAAALAAPIDDIVGGDAFDTFIETPESREE, encoded by the coding sequence ATGAACCAGGAACTGACAAACAACCCGTTCAACCCCAACGCTCCAGCCAAGGTGTTTGACGAAATCAAGGTCTCCTTGGCCTCGCCAGAACGTATTCTGAGCTGGTCCTATGGAGAGATCAAAAAGCCCGAGACGATCAACTACCGGACGTTCAAGCCCGAGCGTGACGGCCTTTTCTGTGCGCGCATCTTTGGCCCAATCAAGGATTACGAATGTCTCTGCGGCAAATATAAGCGCATGAAGTATCGCGGCGTTGTCTGCGAGAAATGCGGTGTCGAAGTCACGCTGCAAAAGGTCCGTCGCGAGCGGATGGGCCACATCGAATTGGCCGCCCCTTGCGCGCATATCTGGTTCCTGAAGTCGCTGCCATCCCGCATCGGCCTCATGCTGGACATGACACTGCGCGATCTGGAGCGGGTGCTTTATTTTGAGAACTACGTGGTGATTGAACCCGGTCTGACGGACCTGACTTATGGTCAGATGCTCTCGGAAGAAGAGTTCATGGACGCACAGGATGCGTATGGCATGGACGCGTTCACCGCCAATATCGGCGCGGAAGCCATTCGCGAAATGCTGGCCAATATCGACCTTGAAAACGAGGCCGAGACGCTGCGTGCCGATCTGGCCGAAGCCACAGGTGAATTGAAGCCCAAGAAGATCATCAAGCGTCTGAAAGTCGTTGAGAGCTTCATCGAATCCGGTAACCGCCCGGAATGGATGGTGATGACCGTTGTTCCGGTCATTCCGCCAGAGCTTCGTCCGCTGGTGCCGCTCGATGGCGGCCGGTTTGCGACCTCTGATCTCAACGACCTTTATCGCCGCGTGATCAACCGGAACAACCGCCTGAAGCGTCTCATCGAGCTGCGCGCGCCGGACATTATTGTGCGGAACGAAAAGCGGATGCTGCAAGAATCGGTTGATGCGCTCTTTGACAACGGCCGTCGCGGCCGCGTCATCACGGGTGCCAACAAGCGTCCGCTGAAGTCGCTGTCAGACATGCTGAAAGGCAAGCAGGGCCGCTTCCGTCAGAACCTTCTGGGTAAGCGCGTCGACTTCTCGGGCCGTTCGGTCATTGTGACCGGTCCTGAGCTTAAGTTGCATCAATGTGGTTTGCCCAAGAAGATGGCGCTGGAGCTGTTTAAGCCGTTTATTTACAGTCGCTTGGAGGCCAAGGGTCTGTCGAGCACGGTAAAGCAGGCGAAGAAGCTCGTCGAAAAAGAACGCCCCGAAGTGTGGGATATCCTTGATGAGGTGATCCGCGAGCATCCGGTTCTTCTGAACCGGGCTCCAACGCTGCACCGGCTGGGTATTCAGGCGTTTGAGCCGCTTCTGATCGAAGGGAAGGCCATTCAACTTCACCCGCTGGTTTGTTCGGCCTTTAACGCCGACTTCGACGGTGACCAGATGGCGGTGCACGTCCCGCTGAGCCTTGAGGCGCAGCTGGAAGCGCGGGTTTTGATGATGTCGACAAACAACGTGTTGTCGCCTGCGAACGGTGCGCCGATCATCGTGCCATCTCAGGACATGGTTCTGGGCCTCTACTACACCTCGATCATGCGTGAAGGCATGAAGGGTGAGGGCATGACCTTTGCCTCCATCGAAGAGGTGCAGCACGCGCTTGATGCGGGTGAAGTGCACCTGCACGCCAAGATCACCGCGCGCATTCCTCAGATTGATGAGACTGGCCAAGAGGTGATGATGCGGTTCGAGACGACGCCGGGCCGTGTGCGGATCGGATCGCTCTTGCCGCTCAACGCCAAAGCGCCGTTTGAGCTGGCCAACAAACTGTTGCGCAAAAAAGAGGTGCAGCAGGTGATCGACACGGTCTATCGCTATTGTGGTCAAAAAGAGAGCGTCATCTTCTGCGACCAGATCATGTCCATGGGCTTTAAAGAAGCGTTCCGTGCGGGGATTTCATTTGGCAAGGACGACATGGTCATCCCAGATGACAAGTGGACGATCGTTGAAGAAACCCGTGACCAGGTCAAAGGGTTTGAGCAGCAATATATGGACGGTCTGATCACCCAAGGTGAGAAGTACAACAAAGTGGTTGATGCCTGGTCGAAATGTAACGATCAGGTCACAGATGCCATGATGGGAACGATCTCAGCCGACAAACGGGATGAGGCCGGTGCCGTTGAAGAACCCAACAGTGTTTACATGATGGCGCACTCCGGTGCGCGTGGCTCGGTCACGCAGATGAAACAGCTGGGCGGCATGCGCGGCCTGATGGCCAAACCGAACGGCGACATCATTGAGACACCAATCATCTCGAACTTTAAAGAAGGCCTGACGGTTCTTGAGTACTTCAACTCAACCCACGGCGCGCGGAAAGGTCTGTCAGACACCGCTCTGAAAACAGCGAACTCCGGTTACCTGACACGTCGTCTCGTGGACGTGGCGCAGGACTGCATCGTGCGGGAGCATGATTGCGGCACCGAGCGTGCGATCACCGCAGAGCCTGCGGTGAACGACGGTGAAGTCGTGGCATCTTTGTCCGAGCGTATCCTGGGCCGTGTTGCGGCGGAGGATATTGTGCACCCAGTGTCCAACGATGTGATTGTTGCCAACGGCCAGTTGATCGACGAACGCACGGCAGATGCCATTGAGGAGGCAGGTGTGCAAACGACGCGCATTCGCTCGCCTCTGACATGTGAGGCCGAGGATGGCGTCTGTGCCATGTGCTATGGTCGTGACCTGGCGCGGGGCACAATGGTCAACACCGGCGAAGCTGTGGGGATCATCGCAGCGCAATCCATTGGTGAGCCGGGCACGCAGCTGACGATGCGGACGTTCCACATTGGTGGTGTTGCACAAGGTGGCCAGCAATCGTTCCTTGAGGCAAGCCAGGCGGGCAAGGTTGTCTTTGAGAATGCCCAGACGCTGGAGAACGCCAATGGCGAAACTCTTGTGATGGGCCGCAACATGAAGCTCTTGATCATGAGCGACAAGGATGTCGAACTGGCCAGCCACAAGGTTGGGTACGGCACCAAGCTTTTTGCCAAGGATGGCGACAAGGTGGCTCGGGGCGACAAGCTCTTTGAGTGGGACCCTTACACATTGCCTATTCTGGCCGAGAAGAGCGGGACGGCGAAATTTGTAGACCTGGTCTCTGGTATTGCGGTGCGCGATGTGACGGATGATGCCACCGGCATGACCCAGAAAATCGTGACCGACTGGCGTGCGGCACCTAAAGGCAACGAATTGAAGCCTGAAATCCTGATTGTCGACAAAGATGGCGAGCCGGTGCGCAACGATGCGGGCAACCCGGTGACCTATCCGATGTCGGTGGATGCGATCCTGTCCATTGAAGAAGGCCAGGAGGTGCATGCCGGCGATGTTGTGGCGCGTATCCCGCGGGAAGGTGCCAAGACCAAGGACATCACCGGGGGTCTGCCACGGGTGGCTGAACTCTTTGAGGCGCGCCGTCCCAAAGATCACGCCATTATTGCCGAGATCGACGGCTATGTGCGCTACGGTCGCGACTACAAGAACAAGCGCCGGATCAGCATCGAGCCTGCCGATGAGAGCATGGAGCCCGTCGAATACATGGTGCCCAAGGGCAAGCACATTCCGGTTCAGGAAGGTGACTACGTCCAGAAAGGCGACTACATCATGGACGGCAACCCGGCCCCGCATGACATCCTGAGTATCATGGGTGTCGAGGCGCTTGCCGATTACATGATCGACGAAGTTCAGGACGTGTATCGACTGCAAGGCGTGAAGATCAACGACAAGCACATCGAGGTTATCGTGCGCCAGATGCTTCAGAAGTGGGAGATCCAGGATTCTGGGGAAACCACGCTTCTGAAAGGTGAGCATGTGGACAAAGCCGAGTTTGATGCCGCCAATGAAAAGGCCATTGAACGCGGCAAACGCCCCGCTCAAGGCGAGCCGATCCTGCTTGGGATCACCAAGGCCAGCCTCCAGACACGCTCGTTCATCTCAGCCGCGTCCTTCCAGGAGACCACGCGTGTTCTCACCGAGGCCTCGGTGCAGGGCAAGCGCGACAAGCTTGTCGGTCTGAAGGAGAACGTCATCGTGGGTCGCCTTATTCCAGCGGGCACAGGTGGTGCGACACTTCAGATGCGCCAGATCGCGCAGCAGCGGGACAATGTGGTCATCGAGGCCCGTCGCGAAGAGGCCGAAGCGGCCGCTGCCTTGGCTGCGCCGATTGACGATATCGTAGGCGGCGATGCGTTCGACACGTTTATTGAAACGCCGGAAAGCCGCGAAGAGTAA